Proteins from a genomic interval of Pseudomonas versuta:
- a CDS encoding N-acetylglutaminylglutamine amidotransferase produces MCGLAGELRFDHQPADLAAIERITHHLAPRGPDAWGFHSQGPIALGHRRLKIMDLSDGSSQPMVDSQLGLSLAFNGAIYNFPELRAELENLGYAFYSDGDTEVLLKGYHAWGEALLPKLNGMFAFAIWERDSQSLFIARDRLGVKPLYLSRTGERLRFASTLPALLKGGDISPMLDPVALNHYLNFHAVVPAPRTLIAGIEKLPPATWLRIGANGQTEQKTWWTLPYGPHADEVNLTLEDWRDRVLDSTREAVAIRQRAAVDVGVLLSGGVDSSLLVGLLRDVGVQDLSTFSIGFEDAGGERGDEFQYSDLIARHYGTRHHQLRIGEHEIIEQLPAAFRAMSEPMVSHDCIAFYLLSREVAKHCKVVQSGQGADELFAGYHWYPQVDGASDPYAAYREAFFDRSYDEYKATVQPQWLTANDAAGDYVREHFAQPGADAGVDKALRLDSTVMLVDDPVKRVDNMTMAWGLEARTPFLDYRLAELSARIPARFKLPDGGKQVLKEAARLVIPSEVIDRKKGYFPVPGLKHLQGNTLNWVRDLLLDPSQDRGLFQPAMLDQLLTNPQGQLTPLNGSKLWQLAALNLWLSEQGI; encoded by the coding sequence ATGTGCGGATTAGCTGGAGAGTTACGTTTTGATCATCAACCTGCCGACCTGGCAGCCATCGAACGCATCACCCATCACCTGGCACCTCGTGGGCCCGACGCCTGGGGCTTTCACAGCCAGGGCCCAATAGCCCTCGGCCACCGCAGGCTGAAAATCATGGACCTGTCAGACGGTTCATCGCAGCCAATGGTCGACAGCCAACTGGGTTTGTCACTGGCGTTCAACGGTGCCATTTATAACTTCCCCGAACTGCGTGCCGAGCTCGAAAACCTGGGCTACGCATTTTATTCGGACGGCGATACCGAAGTACTGCTCAAGGGCTATCACGCCTGGGGCGAAGCGTTACTGCCCAAGCTCAATGGCATGTTTGCCTTTGCCATCTGGGAGCGTGACAGCCAATCGCTGTTCATCGCCCGTGACCGCCTGGGCGTAAAGCCGCTGTACCTGTCGCGGACCGGCGAACGCCTGCGATTTGCCTCGACCCTGCCGGCACTGCTCAAGGGCGGCGATATCAGCCCGATGCTCGACCCGGTTGCACTCAACCACTACCTCAATTTCCATGCCGTGGTGCCCGCCCCGCGCACCCTGATAGCCGGCATCGAAAAACTGCCGCCTGCCACCTGGCTGCGCATCGGCGCCAACGGCCAAACCGAGCAAAAAACCTGGTGGACCCTGCCCTATGGGCCGCACGCCGATGAGGTCAACCTGACCCTGGAAGACTGGCGCGACCGCGTTCTGGACAGCACCCGCGAAGCCGTAGCCATTCGCCAGCGTGCGGCCGTGGATGTTGGCGTGCTGCTCTCGGGCGGCGTCGACTCCAGCTTGCTGGTGGGTTTGCTGCGCGATGTGGGCGTACAGGACTTGTCGACTTTTTCCATCGGCTTTGAAGACGCAGGTGGCGAGCGCGGAGACGAATTCCAGTACTCGGACCTGATCGCCAGACATTACGGCACCCGGCATCACCAACTGCGCATTGGCGAACATGAAATCATCGAGCAACTGCCCGCGGCCTTCCGTGCCATGAGCGAGCCGATGGTCAGCCATGACTGCATCGCGTTTTATTTGCTGTCTCGTGAAGTGGCCAAACATTGCAAGGTGGTACAGAGCGGCCAGGGCGCTGACGAGCTGTTTGCCGGTTATCACTGGTACCCGCAAGTCGACGGCGCCAGCGATCCCTATGCTGCCTACCGCGAGGCCTTCTTTGATCGCAGCTATGACGAATACAAAGCCACAGTGCAACCGCAGTGGCTGACCGCCAATGACGCCGCCGGCGACTATGTCCGCGAGCATTTTGCCCAACCGGGCGCCGACGCCGGGGTAGACAAGGCCTTGCGCCTGGACAGCACCGTGATGCTGGTGGACGACCCGGTCAAACGGGTCGACAACATGACCATGGCCTGGGGCCTTGAAGCCCGCACGCCATTTCTCGATTACCGGCTGGCCGAACTGTCAGCGCGGATTCCGGCCCGGTTCAAACTGCCCGATGGCGGCAAGCAGGTACTCAAGGAAGCCGCACGACTGGTGATCCCCAGTGAAGTGATCGACCGTAAAAAGGGTTACTTTCCGGTGCCCGGCCTCAAGCATCTGCAAGGCAATACCCTTAATTGGGTACGCGACCTGCTGCTGGACCCGAGCCAGGATCGCGGGCTGTTTCAACCGGCCATGCTTGATCAGCTACTGACCAACCCGCAAGGTCAACTGACTCCTCTCAATGGTTCCAAGCTGTGGCAGCTTGCTGCTTTGAACCTGTGGTTGAGCGAACAAGGAATCTAA
- the serS gene encoding serine--tRNA ligase yields MLDSKLLRTNLQDVADRLASRGYKLDVARIDALEAKRKEVQTLTEKLQAERNAISKSIGQAKARGEDIAPLMASVETMGSDLASGKVELDAIQTELDSILLSLPNLPDASVPVGADEDDNVEIRRWGTPTTFDFEIKDHVALGEQYGWLDFETAAKLSGARFALLRGPIARLHRALAQFMINLHTGEHGYEEAYTPYLVQAPALQGTGQLPKFEEELFKISREGEADFYLIPTAEVTLTNIVAGEIVEHKSLPIKFVAHTPCFRSEAGASGRDTRGMIRQHQFDKVEMVQIVEPSTSMQALEGLVANAEKVLQLLELPYRTLALCTGDMGFSAVKTYDLEVWIPSQDKYREISSCSNCGDFQARRMQARFRSPETGKPELVHTLNGSGLAVGRTLVAVLENYQQADGSIRVPEVLKPYMGGIEVIG; encoded by the coding sequence ATGCTCGATTCCAAACTGTTACGTACCAACCTGCAGGACGTAGCGGATCGCCTGGCATCCCGTGGCTACAAGCTGGACGTGGCGCGCATCGACGCGCTGGAAGCCAAGCGTAAAGAAGTCCAGACCCTGACCGAGAAGCTCCAGGCCGAGCGTAATGCCATCTCCAAAAGCATTGGCCAGGCCAAGGCTCGCGGCGAAGATATCGCACCGCTGATGGCCAGTGTTGAAACCATGGGCAGCGATCTGGCCAGTGGCAAGGTTGAGCTGGATGCGATTCAGACCGAGCTGGATTCGATTCTGTTGAGTCTGCCGAACCTGCCGGACGCTTCCGTACCGGTGGGTGCCGATGAAGACGATAACGTCGAAATCCGCCGCTGGGGCACGCCGACGACCTTTGATTTTGAAATCAAGGACCATGTCGCTCTCGGCGAGCAATACGGCTGGCTGGATTTTGAAACCGCCGCCAAATTGTCCGGCGCCCGCTTTGCCTTGTTGCGCGGGCCCATCGCTCGCCTGCACCGCGCACTGGCGCAGTTCATGATCAACCTGCACACCGGCGAACATGGCTACGAAGAGGCATACACGCCTTACCTGGTTCAGGCGCCTGCACTGCAAGGCACCGGCCAGTTGCCGAAGTTCGAAGAAGAGTTGTTCAAGATCAGCCGCGAAGGTGAAGCTGATTTTTATCTGATCCCGACCGCAGAAGTGACGTTGACCAACATCGTTGCCGGCGAAATCGTCGAGCACAAATCCCTGCCGATCAAGTTTGTGGCGCACACGCCGTGCTTCCGCAGCGAGGCTGGAGCATCGGGTCGCGATACCCGCGGCATGATTCGTCAGCACCAGTTCGACAAGGTAGAGATGGTCCAGATCGTTGAGCCTTCCACTTCCATGCAGGCGCTGGAAGGTCTGGTCGCCAACGCTGAAAAAGTGTTGCAGCTGCTTGAACTGCCATACCGCACGCTGGCGTTGTGCACCGGCGACATGGGCTTCAGCGCAGTCAAGACCTACGATCTGGAAGTGTGGATCCCGAGCCAGGACAAGTACCGCGAGATTTCGTCGTGCTCCAACTGTGGCGATTTCCAGGCCCGCCGCATGCAAGCGCGTTTCCGTAGCCCGGAAACCGGCAAGCCTGAACTGGTTCACACCCTTAACGGTTCCGGTCTGGCTGTAGGCCGTACCCTGGTTGCCGTGCTGGAAAACTACCAGCAGGCAGACGGCTCGATCCGTGTGCCGGAAGTACTCAAGCCATACATGGGCGGCATTGAGGTCATCGGTTAA
- the ngg gene encoding N-acetylglutaminylglutamine synthetase, translating into MKPLATAYSQRLLRGQAPSYERLQARFAEDGSEPGASPVAIHCGWGRLLIGHTFPDPASLANELLNEQTGERDIALYVAAPQQVLAQSPQQLFLDPSDTLRLWFTDYRPATRVFRGFRIRRVQSEADWNAVNTLYQARNMLPVDPQLLTARHEGGPVYWIAEDEATGSVIGSVMGLNHHTAFHDPENGSSLWCLAVDPQCSRPGVGEVLVRHLIEHFMSRGLSYLDLSVLHDNAQAKSLYSKLGFRNLSTFTIKRKNGINQPLFLGPGPEAGLNPYARILVEEAYKRGIDVQIDDAEAGFFTLSHGGRRIRCRESLSDLTSAISMSLCQDKCMTHKVLSQSGLNVPSQQLASDADDNLAFLERHSRVVVKPVDGEQGNGVAVDLQTIEQVQQAIETARAFDNRVLLESFHEGLDLRIVVIGFEVVAAAIRRPAQVIGDGLHRVDQLIEAQSRRRQAATQGESRIPMDGETLRAVQAAGFEYDSILPTAQVLNVRRTANLHTGGCLEDVTDILHPVLADAAIRAARALDIPVVGLDLMVLAADQPEYVFIEANERAGLANHEPQPTAERFIDLLFPHSQPAP; encoded by the coding sequence ATGAAACCCCTCGCTACGGCTTACAGCCAGCGCTTGTTACGCGGCCAGGCGCCGTCTTATGAACGCCTGCAGGCCCGTTTTGCCGAAGATGGCAGTGAACCGGGCGCAAGCCCCGTGGCCATTCATTGCGGCTGGGGTCGACTGCTGATCGGGCATACATTTCCCGATCCGGCCAGCCTGGCCAATGAGCTACTGAACGAGCAAACCGGCGAGCGCGATATAGCCCTCTATGTAGCAGCGCCCCAGCAAGTCTTGGCGCAATCGCCGCAGCAGCTGTTTCTCGACCCCTCAGACACCCTGCGCCTGTGGTTTACCGACTACCGTCCTGCCACCCGGGTGTTCCGCGGGTTCCGCATCCGCCGAGTGCAAAGTGAGGCTGACTGGAATGCGGTCAACACGCTGTATCAGGCGCGCAATATGCTGCCCGTCGACCCGCAACTGCTTACCGCACGCCACGAGGGCGGGCCGGTGTACTGGATAGCCGAAGATGAAGCCACGGGTTCGGTGATCGGCAGCGTGATGGGTTTGAACCACCACACGGCGTTTCATGACCCTGAAAATGGCAGCAGCCTGTGGTGCCTGGCCGTCGATCCACAGTGTTCACGCCCCGGTGTGGGTGAAGTGCTGGTGCGCCACTTGATCGAGCACTTTATGAGCCGGGGCCTGAGCTATCTCGACCTGTCCGTGCTGCATGACAACGCCCAGGCCAAAAGCCTGTACAGCAAGCTGGGTTTTCGCAACCTGTCGACCTTTACCATCAAACGCAAAAACGGCATCAACCAGCCACTGTTTCTGGGGCCGGGGCCCGAAGCCGGCCTCAACCCCTACGCGCGGATCCTGGTTGAAGAAGCCTACAAACGCGGGATCGATGTTCAAATTGATGACGCTGAAGCCGGGTTTTTTACCCTCAGCCACGGCGGCCGGCGGATCCGTTGCCGCGAATCACTCAGTGATCTGACCAGCGCTATCAGCATGAGCCTGTGTCAGGACAAATGCATGACCCACAAAGTCTTGAGCCAGTCAGGGCTGAACGTGCCGAGCCAGCAGCTGGCGAGCGACGCCGATGACAATCTGGCGTTTCTGGAGCGGCACTCCCGTGTGGTGGTCAAACCTGTGGATGGCGAACAGGGCAATGGCGTTGCGGTGGATCTGCAAACCATCGAACAGGTGCAGCAGGCCATCGAAACGGCACGTGCCTTTGATAATCGGGTGTTGCTCGAAAGCTTCCATGAAGGACTTGATCTGCGCATTGTGGTGATTGGCTTTGAAGTGGTCGCCGCCGCCATCCGCCGACCCGCACAAGTGATTGGTGATGGACTGCACCGCGTTGACCAGCTGATTGAAGCGCAAAGCCGCCGTCGCCAGGCGGCTACCCAGGGTGAAAGCCGCATTCCCATGGATGGCGAAACCCTGCGCGCGGTACAAGCGGCCGGCTTCGAATACGACAGCATTTTGCCGACGGCCCAAGTATTGAACGTGCGCCGAACGGCCAACCTGCATACCGGTGGCTGCCTTGAAGACGTGACCGACATCCTGCACCCGGTGCTGGCTGACGCGGCGATCCGCGCAGCGCGAGCGCTGGATATTCCGGTGGTCGGCCTGGACTTGATGGTGCTGGCCGCCGATCAACCCGAGTACGTATTTATCGAAGCCAATGAACGGGCCGGACTGGCCAATCATGAGCCTCAACCGACCGCCGAACGCTTCATTGATTTGTTATTCCCACACAGTCAGCCGGCCCCCTGA
- a CDS encoding osmoprotectant NAGGN system M42 family peptidase codes for MNHTIPEPDLDYLQRVLLEMLAIPSPTGFTDTIVRYVAERLDELGIPFELTRRGTLRATLKGQKNSPDRAVSAHLDTIGASVRAIKDNGRLVLAPVGCWSSRFAEGSRVSLFTDNGVIRGSVLPLMASGHAFNTGVDELPISWDHIELRLDAYCATRADCDSLGVNIGDYVAFDPLPEFTESGHISARHLDDKAGVAALLAALKAIVDSGVQPLIDCHPLFTITEETGSGAAAALPWDVSEFVGIDIAPVAPGQHSSEHAVSVAMQDSGGPYDYHLSRHLLGLAAENELPVRRDMFRYYFSDAHSAVTAGHDIRCALLAFGCDATHGYERTHIDSLAALSRLLGAYILSPPVFASDAQPAQGSLDRFSHQIEHDAQMESDTRVPSVESLVGDNRS; via the coding sequence ATGAATCACACCATCCCTGAACCCGATCTCGACTACCTGCAACGGGTACTTCTGGAAATGCTCGCCATTCCCAGCCCTACCGGTTTTACCGACACCATCGTGCGCTATGTAGCCGAACGCCTGGACGAACTGGGCATTCCTTTCGAACTGACCCGCCGCGGCACCTTGCGCGCGACCCTCAAAGGCCAGAAAAACAGCCCGGATCGCGCCGTCTCCGCGCACCTGGACACCATCGGGGCCAGCGTACGGGCCATCAAGGACAACGGCCGGTTGGTGCTGGCGCCCGTAGGTTGCTGGTCCAGCCGCTTTGCCGAAGGCAGCCGCGTCAGTCTGTTTACCGACAATGGCGTGATTCGCGGCAGTGTCCTGCCGCTTATGGCTTCAGGCCATGCCTTTAATACAGGGGTGGATGAACTACCGATCAGTTGGGACCACATTGAGTTACGGCTGGATGCTTACTGCGCAACCCGGGCGGACTGTGACTCCCTGGGCGTCAACATTGGCGACTACGTAGCGTTTGACCCTTTGCCGGAATTCACCGAGAGCGGCCATATCAGTGCCCGGCATCTGGACGACAAGGCGGGAGTTGCGGCGCTGCTCGCGGCCTTGAAAGCGATTGTGGACAGCGGCGTACAGCCGCTGATTGACTGTCATCCACTGTTCACCATTACCGAAGAAACCGGCAGCGGTGCGGCAGCGGCTTTGCCATGGGATGTAAGTGAGTTCGTCGGAATCGACATTGCCCCGGTGGCACCGGGTCAGCACTCCAGCGAACACGCCGTGAGTGTGGCCATGCAGGATTCGGGAGGGCCGTACGACTACCACTTGTCACGGCACTTGCTGGGGCTGGCCGCAGAGAATGAGCTGCCAGTGCGCCGCGATATGTTCCGCTACTACTTCAGCGATGCCCATTCAGCGGTGACCGCCGGACATGACATTCGTTGCGCCTTGCTGGCATTTGGCTGTGACGCGACCCACGGATATGAGCGTACCCATATCGACAGCCTGGCGGCGTTAAGCCGTTTGCTCGGCGCTTATATCCTGAGCCCGCCGGTATTTGCCAGTGATGCGCAACCTGCGCAAGGCTCCCTGGATCGCTTCAGTCACCAGATTGAGCATGATGCACAAATGGAAAGCGATACCCGGGTACCGTCAGTAGAGAGCCTGGTGGGAGATAACCGCAGCTGA
- the mnmC gene encoding bifunctional tRNA (5-methylaminomethyl-2-thiouridine)(34)-methyltransferase MnmD/FAD-dependent 5-carboxymethylaminomethyl-2-thiouridine(34) oxidoreductase MnmC: MTTEMPNAQIDWDDQGRPHSRVFDDVYFSDKSGLEETRYVFIEQNALQERFSALPANSQLVIGETGFGTGLNFLCAWQLFDQVAHPDARLHFISVEKYPLTRDDLQRALALWPELATFSEQLLAAYYAIHPGFQTLTLANGRVTLTLLIGDVLEQLPQLDARIDAWFLDGFAPAKNPHMWTPELFAQLARLAAPDSTISTFTSTGWVRRALNEAGFKMRRTPGIGHKWEILRGTFPGLPESPSTTCEIKPWYARPPQVSAERKALVIGGGLSGCATANSLARRGWQVCLLERHERLAKEASGNPQGVLYLKLSAHGTTLSQMIVSGFGYTRRLLENLQRGRDWDDCGVLQLGFSAKEAERQAQLAEAFPPALVHLLDQPQAQALAGIELAHGGLFYPEGGWVHPPALCRFQALHRNVQVLTHHDVLQLHKVEDQWQACQDDKVLASAPVVVLAGAAEVKRFPASSGLPLKRIRGQITQLAETTDSSVLKTVVCAEGYVAPGRLGEHTLGASFDFHNEDLSTTPEGHQGNLDLLDEISPDLAKRLGEQLDPESLQGWAAFRCTSPDYLPIVGPLTDPQLFAQAYAALSKDARQVPSTPCPWLEGLYVNSGHGSRGLITAPLSGEMLAAWINDEPLPVPRSIAEACHPARFAVRALIRRQ; the protein is encoded by the coding sequence ATGACTACTGAAATGCCCAATGCCCAGATTGACTGGGATGACCAAGGTCGCCCCCATTCGCGGGTGTTTGATGACGTGTATTTTTCGGACAAGTCCGGTCTCGAAGAAACCCGATATGTCTTTATTGAACAAAATGCCCTGCAGGAGCGCTTCAGTGCCTTGCCCGCCAACAGCCAACTGGTTATCGGTGAAACCGGCTTCGGCACAGGATTGAATTTTTTATGCGCCTGGCAGTTGTTTGATCAGGTCGCACACCCTGATGCACGCCTGCACTTCATCAGCGTCGAAAAATACCCGCTGACGCGCGACGACTTGCAGCGCGCGCTCGCCCTGTGGCCCGAACTCGCCACATTCAGCGAACAATTGCTGGCTGCGTATTATGCGATTCATCCCGGGTTTCAAACCCTGACGCTGGCCAATGGGCGAGTAACTCTCACCCTGCTGATTGGCGATGTGCTGGAACAACTGCCGCAACTGGATGCGCGCATTGACGCATGGTTTCTCGACGGTTTTGCTCCGGCAAAAAATCCGCACATGTGGACTCCCGAGCTGTTCGCGCAATTGGCGCGTCTGGCAGCGCCCGATTCGACGATCAGTACCTTCACCAGTACCGGGTGGGTACGGCGTGCGTTGAACGAAGCCGGATTCAAGATGCGTCGAACCCCGGGAATCGGCCACAAGTGGGAAATCCTGCGCGGGACCTTCCCGGGCTTGCCTGAAAGCCCTTCGACGACCTGCGAGATCAAACCCTGGTACGCCCGCCCGCCTCAAGTCAGCGCTGAGCGCAAAGCGCTGGTAATTGGCGGCGGCCTGTCGGGTTGCGCCACTGCCAACAGCCTGGCCCGCCGTGGCTGGCAGGTATGCTTGCTCGAGCGCCACGAGCGGCTGGCCAAAGAGGCCTCGGGTAATCCCCAGGGCGTGCTCTACCTCAAGCTTTCCGCCCACGGCACTACGCTGTCACAAATGATTGTCAGTGGCTTCGGCTACACCCGTCGCTTGCTGGAAAACCTGCAGCGCGGGCGTGACTGGGACGACTGTGGCGTGCTGCAACTGGGCTTTAGCGCCAAGGAAGCCGAGCGTCAGGCACAGCTGGCAGAGGCCTTTCCTCCGGCACTGGTGCATTTGCTTGATCAGCCGCAAGCCCAGGCGCTGGCCGGGATCGAGCTGGCCCATGGTGGACTGTTCTACCCCGAAGGAGGCTGGGTCCACCCTCCTGCGCTTTGCCGGTTCCAGGCTTTGCACCGCAATGTTCAGGTGCTGACTCACCATGACGTGCTGCAACTGCACAAAGTCGAAGACCAGTGGCAGGCATGCCAGGATGACAAAGTGCTGGCCAGTGCTCCGGTGGTGGTGCTCGCCGGTGCAGCGGAGGTCAAGCGTTTCCCGGCCAGCAGCGGGCTGCCGCTCAAACGGATACGCGGGCAAATCACCCAACTGGCCGAAACCACAGACAGCAGCGTGCTCAAGACCGTGGTTTGCGCCGAAGGTTATGTGGCACCCGGCCGGCTCGGCGAACACACCCTGGGGGCCAGTTTCGACTTTCATAATGAAGACTTGAGCACCACCCCCGAAGGCCATCAGGGCAATCTGGACCTGCTTGACGAGATCTCCCCCGACCTGGCGAAACGCCTGGGTGAACAGCTGGACCCCGAATCGCTGCAAGGCTGGGCCGCCTTCCGTTGCACCAGCCCCGACTATTTACCGATCGTGGGCCCGCTGACCGATCCGCAGCTGTTTGCCCAGGCGTATGCCGCATTAAGCAAGGACGCGCGCCAGGTTCCATCGACCCCCTGCCCCTGGCTTGAGGGCCTGTATGTGAACAGCGGTCATGGCTCTCGAGGCCTGATCACCGCACCGCTGTCCGGGGAAATGCTCGCCGCCTGGATTAACGACGAGCCATTGCCCGTGCCTCGCAGCATCGCCGAGGCCTGTCACCCTGCCCGCTTCGCTGTGCGGGCGTTGATCAGAAGGCAGTAG
- a CDS encoding response regulator transcription factor: protein MTFSSPQKKILVVDDHPYIVDEICEFLESSGYVCVPCHSSRQAIQLFHDDPSINLVLCDLLMPEYDGVELFQALKLIAGTTRVFEAIMLTGFGDKQDVIRALREGFSDYYQKPVDLNELLAGLKRREKALLERQTSTQHLGDLSQKLYTLIDSINDLSQDIGQVHLADSATSMFTNRGHSTAEAAPPIFNQLSPRQLQVAQLVSTGQTNFQIACEMGITENTVKLYVSQVLRLTETRNRTQLALALTPGNSRTNPRSPAY, encoded by the coding sequence GTGACTTTTTCTTCGCCCCAGAAAAAAATACTTGTGGTTGATGACCACCCTTACATTGTCGATGAAATATGCGAGTTCCTCGAAAGCAGTGGTTATGTGTGCGTTCCCTGTCATTCCAGCCGTCAGGCCATTCAGCTTTTCCATGATGATCCTTCAATCAACCTGGTGCTGTGCGATTTGCTCATGCCCGAATACGACGGTGTCGAACTGTTCCAGGCATTGAAACTGATTGCCGGCACGACCCGCGTCTTTGAGGCGATCATGCTGACCGGCTTTGGCGATAAACAGGACGTCATCCGGGCGTTACGCGAAGGGTTCAGTGATTACTATCAGAAGCCGGTAGATCTGAACGAACTTCTGGCAGGCCTGAAACGCCGCGAGAAAGCCCTGCTCGAACGGCAGACAAGTACCCAGCATCTGGGAGATCTGAGCCAGAAGCTTTATACATTGATCGATTCGATCAATGACTTGTCCCAAGATATCGGCCAAGTGCATCTAGCAGACTCCGCTACATCGATGTTTACGAACCGGGGACATTCGACTGCCGAAGCCGCCCCCCCCATTTTCAATCAACTTTCTCCGCGCCAACTTCAAGTTGCACAGCTCGTCAGTACGGGCCAGACAAATTTTCAGATTGCCTGTGAAATGGGAATTACAGAAAACACTGTAAAGCTCTATGTATCACAAGTATTACGCCTGACCGAAACGCGAAACCGGACACAATTGGCACTGGCCCTGACACCGGGTAACTCGCGAACTAACCCGCGTTCTCCTGCCTATTGA
- the crcB gene encoding fluoride efflux transporter CrcB yields the protein MIPLIAAVSVGGIAGTLLRFATGNWINANWPRHFYTATLAVNIVGCLLIGVLYGLFLIRPEVPIEVRAGLIVGFLGGLTTFSSFSLDTVRLLESGQVPLALGYAALSVFGGLLATWAGLSLTKL from the coding sequence TTGATTCCACTGATCGCTGCCGTGTCTGTGGGGGGCATCGCTGGCACTTTGTTGCGTTTCGCTACGGGTAACTGGATCAATGCCAATTGGCCCAGGCACTTCTATACCGCGACATTGGCCGTTAATATCGTGGGCTGCCTTCTGATTGGCGTCCTGTACGGACTTTTTCTGATACGCCCCGAAGTGCCGATTGAAGTCCGAGCCGGACTGATAGTGGGTTTTCTGGGCGGTTTGACCACTTTTTCATCCTTTTCACTGGACACGGTGCGCCTGCTTGAAAGCGGGCAAGTGCCATTGGCACTGGGTTATGCAGCCCTCAGCGTGTTCGGCGGGCTGCTCGCAACCTGGGCTGGCCTGTCCCTGACCAAACTTTGA
- the cysG gene encoding siroheme synthase CysG translates to MEFLPLFHNLRGSRVLVVGGGEIALRKSRLLADAGALLRVVAPQIEPQLCELINSSGGEQVLRGYVEADLEGCVLIIAATDDEPLNAQVSADAHRRCVPVNVVDAPALCSVIFPAIVDRSPLVIAVSSGGDAPVLARLIRAKIETWIPSTYGQLAGLAARFRAQVKGLFPDVQQRRGFWEDVFQGPIADRQLAGQGAEAERLLLAKINGEATVTTGEVYLVGAGPGDPDLLTFRALRLMQQADVVLYDRLVAPAILELCRRDAERIYVGKRRADHAVPQDQINRQLVDLARQGKRVVRLKGGDPFIFGRGGEEIEELAAHGIAFQVVPGITAASGCSAYAGIPLTHRDYAQSVRFVTGHLKDGTSNLPWSDLVAPAQTLVFYMGLVGLPIICEQLIAHGRSPDTPAALIQQGTTSNQRVFTGTLSDLPKLVADHEVHAPTLVIVGEVVLLRKKLAWFEGAQSQV, encoded by the coding sequence ATGGAGTTTCTGCCGCTGTTTCATAACCTGCGTGGCAGCCGTGTATTGGTGGTCGGTGGCGGGGAGATTGCCTTGCGCAAATCCCGGCTGCTGGCCGATGCCGGTGCGCTACTGCGGGTTGTCGCACCCCAGATAGAACCCCAGCTGTGCGAATTGATAAACAGCAGCGGCGGCGAGCAGGTGCTGCGCGGCTATGTTGAGGCAGACCTTGAAGGGTGTGTCCTGATCATTGCTGCCACCGACGATGAACCGCTCAATGCGCAAGTCTCCGCTGATGCCCATCGTCGCTGTGTGCCGGTCAATGTGGTGGATGCGCCTGCCTTGTGCAGCGTGATTTTCCCGGCGATCGTTGATCGTTCTCCGCTAGTGATTGCTGTTTCCAGTGGTGGCGACGCGCCAGTTCTGGCGCGCTTGATTCGCGCCAAGATTGAAACCTGGATTCCTTCTACATACGGTCAACTGGCCGGTCTTGCGGCGCGTTTTCGCGCGCAGGTCAAAGGCCTGTTCCCTGATGTGCAACAGCGTCGCGGGTTCTGGGAAGACGTATTTCAGGGTCCGATTGCTGATCGGCAACTGGCCGGGCAGGGCGCTGAAGCCGAACGTTTGCTGCTGGCCAAGATCAACGGCGAAGCAACGGTCACTACCGGTGAGGTTTACCTGGTGGGTGCCGGGCCGGGTGATCCGGACCTGCTGACCTTTCGTGCCCTGCGGCTGATGCAGCAAGCGGATGTGGTGCTGTACGACCGTTTGGTGGCACCGGCGATTCTTGAGCTGTGTCGTCGCGATGCCGAGCGAATTTATGTAGGCAAGCGGCGCGCCGACCATGCGGTACCGCAAGACCAGATCAACCGGCAACTGGTGGATTTGGCCAGGCAAGGCAAGCGTGTCGTCCGGCTCAAGGGGGGTGATCCGTTTATCTTTGGTCGTGGTGGTGAAGAGATCGAAGAGTTGGCGGCCCATGGCATTGCGTTCCAGGTGGTGCCGGGGATCACGGCAGCCAGCGGTTGTTCGGCCTACGCCGGGATACCGTTGACCCATCGCGACTACGCGCAGTCTGTGCGTTTTGTGACGGGGCATCTGAAGGATGGCACCAGCAATTTGCCCTGGAGTGACCTGGTCGCCCCGGCGCAAACCCTGGTGTTTTATATGGGGCTGGTCGGCTTGCCGATCATCTGCGAACAACTGATCGCCCATGGTCGCTCGCCTGACACCCCGGCTGCGCTGATCCAGCAAGGCACCACGTCCAATCAGCGGGTGTTTACCGGCACCCTGAGTGACTTGCCCAAGCTGGTCGCCGATCACGAAGTTCACGCACCCACGCTGGTGATTGTGGGCGAAGTGGTGTTGCTGCGTAAGAAGCTTGCATGGTTCGAAGGCGCACAATCTCAGGTATAA